A genomic stretch from Penicillium digitatum chromosome 4, complete sequence includes:
- a CDS encoding Ovarian tumor, otubain, whose translation MEELLSKHRKEQKDLQGRITQKKKSATKKTRKGVNDECEQMQRDLSEKQQAEIAHLNGDPTEELEDLSLEDDEPADDEDSKHDKPADESQKAEPTAEPTPEPSSATNPRKPNRQKARLARRAAEQAAQSAAAAEEAATQINYRGNEQEVMDAVFKKLGLKEIEVTPDGHCLYSAVAKQLDESGLGLRPDPGRMVLQPATQSRIDTVASPQHDGYRAVRAVTADFIMEHKEDFEAFMEEPLESYTRKIKLTAEWGGQLELQAIARAYGVEINVVQKDGRMEKIESGDSDSFDEEEKRKRVIWLAYYRHTYGLGEHYNALVKKS comes from the coding sequence ATGGAAGAACTTCTATCAAAACACCGCAAAGAGCAAAAAGATCTTCAAGGGCGGATCacgcaaaagaaaaagtccgCCACCAAGAAAACTCGCAAAGGAGTCAACGATGAATGCGAGCAAATGCAGCGCGATCTGTCAGAGAAACAGCAGGCCGAGATTGCACATTTAAATGGAGATCCGACTGAAGAGCTCGAGGATCTCAGTCTAGAAGATGATGAACCGGCAGATGACGAAGACTCGAAACACGACAAACCCGCCGATGAGTCACAAAAAGCAGAACCAACGGCCGAGCCCACCCCAGAGCCTTCCTCTGCAACAAATCCAAGAAAGCCCAATCGCCAAAAAGCCCGTCTCGCACGGCGTGCAGCTGAGCAAGCCGCCCAGTCAGCTGCCGCAGCAGAAGAAGCCGCAACGCAAATAAACTACAGAGGCAATGAACAGGAGGTCATGGACGCTGTATTCAAGAAGCTGGGGCTGAAGGAAATCGAAGTGACTCCGGATGGACACTGCCTCTACTCAGCAGTCGCCAAACAACTCGACGAGTCCGGGCTCGGCTTGCGGCCGGACCCAGGCCGAATGGTCCTCCAGCCCGCGACACAATCACGCATCGACACAGTCGCCTCCCCACAACACGATGGCTACAGAGCTGTCCGAGCTGTCACGGCGGACTTCATCATGGAACATAAAGAGGACTTCGAGGCGTTCATGGAAGAGCCCCTCGAGTCATACACTCGGAAGATCAAATTGACTGCCGAGTGGGGAGGGCAGTTGGAGCTTCAGGCGATTGCCCGAGCATACGGTGTGGAAATCAACGTTGTACAGAAAGATGGGCGAATGGAGAAGATCGAGTCCGGTGACAGCGACAGCTTCgatgaggaagagaagcgCAAACGCGTTATCTGGCTTGCGTACTACCGCCACACCTACGGACTCGGCGAACACTACAATGCCCTTGTGAAGAAGTCCTAA